GCACCGGTCGTGAAGCCGGGAATGGTGCCCGTCGCCGACACCGCCGAGACGCCCTCGGCCGGTGCGCTGGCGGCCGTGCTGGCCCCGGTGGCCGCCGACCTCAACCTCGGCAGGCTTGGGGGTCGGATCACCGATGCCCTCACCGGCAAAGAGCTTTGGCAGGTCGCCGACGACGTGCCCCTGGTGCCGGCGTCGACCAACAAGGTCCTGTCGGCGGCCGCGGCGTTGCTGACGCTGGATCGTCAGGCCCGCATCAGCACTCGCGTGGTGGCCGGCAGCCAGAACGCCCAGGGGCCGATCGTGCTGGTGGGTGCCGGTGATCCGACGCTGTCGGCGGCACCGCCCGACGTGCCGACCTGGTACCGCGGCGCGCCACGCATCAGCGACCTGGTGGAGCAGATTCACCGCAGCGGCATGACGCCGACAACCGTGCAGGTGGATACCTCGGCGTTCACCGGCCCGACGATGGCGCAGGGCTGGGATCCCGCCGATATCGACAACGGCGACATCGCGCCGATCGAGTCGGTGATGATCGACGCCGGCCGCATTCAGCCCAGCACCGTCAACTCCCGGCGGTCCAAAACCCCGGCGCTGGACGCCGGGCGCGAGCTGGCCAAGGCCCTGGGCCTGGATCCCGCCGCGGTGACGATCGCGTCTGCCCCGTCCGGGGCGCGGCAGCTGGCGGTCGTGCAATCGGCGCCGCTGGTCCAGCGGCTCGGCGAGATGATGGATCACTCCGACAACGTGCTGGCCGAATGCATCGCCCGCGAGGTGGCCGCGGCGATCAACCGGCCGCGCAGCTTCGCCGGCGCGGTAGACGCGGTGACGAACCGATTGAGCACCGCGCATGTCGACACCAGCGGCGCCATGCTGGTGGACTCCAGCGGGCTGTCGGTCGACGACCGGCTGACCGCCAAGACCCTCGACGGAACCGTGCAGGCCGCGGCGGGGCCGGACCAGCCGTCGCTGCGGGCGCTGCTGGATCTGCTGCCGATCGCCGGCGGCAGCGGGACACTGGCCGACCGCTTTCTCGACCCGGCCACGAATCTCGGACCGGCCGGCTGGTTGCGTGCCAAGACCGGCTCGTTGACCGCGATCAACTCGCTGGTCGGAGTCGTCACCGACCGCACCGGGCGCGTGCTGACATTCGCGTTCATCTCCAACGCCGCCGGCCCCAACGGGCGCAACGCAATGGACGCCCTGGCGACGCGCCTGTGGACCTGCGGGTGCACATGACCGCCCAACCCGACCTGACTCTCGGCACCGCCGTCGACTGGCGGTTCGCTGCGACGGTCGGCGCCCGGCTGGCCCGGCCCGGTCCGCCCGCCAGCGAATACACCCGCCGTCAGGCGATCGACGAGCTGGCGAGTTCGGCGACGAAAGCCGAACCACTCGTGCGCGACGTGACGGACCTGGCCACTGACGGCGAGGTGCCCGCGGCCCGCATCGTCGACCGCGGCGAGTGGGTCCGCGCCGCGGCGGACTCGATGCGGGTGATGACCAACGGGGCCGACCAGCCGCGTGGGTTTATCACCGGACGGCTCACCGGTGCACAGACCGGTGCCGTGCTGGCGTTCGTGGCGTCCGGGATTCTCGGCCAGTACGACCCGTTCTTTGCCGACAAAGAGGGCTGCCTGCTGCTGGTGTATCCCAACGTGATCGCCGTGGAGCGCCAGCTGCGGGTCGATCCGGCCGATTTCCGGCTGTGGGTGTGCCTGCACGAAGTGACGCACCGGGTGCAGTTCACCGCCAACCGCTGGCTGCCGCACTACATGTCGGACGCGCTGGCGTTGTTGACCCGCGACGCGGGTGACGATTTCGGCCAGGTGGCGGGCCGGCTGGCCGAGTACGTGCGCAACCGCGGTCTCGGCGTGCCCGACGCGTCCGCGTCGGGGATCGTCGGCCTGGTGCGCGCCGTTCAGTCCGAGCCCCAGCGCCAGGCGCTGGATCAGCTGCTGGTGCTGGGCACCTTGCTGGAGGGCCACGCCGACCACGTGATGGATGCGGTCGGCCCCAAGGCGGTGCCGTCGGTGGCGACCATCCGCGGCCGATTCGACGATCGCCGTCACCGCAAGCCGCCGCCGCTGCAGCGCCTGATGCGCGCCCTGCTGGGCCTGGACGCCAAGCTCAACCAGTACACCCGCGGCAAGGCGTTCGTCGACCACGTGGTGGGCCGGGTCGGGATGGAGCGGTTCAACACCGTGTGGTCCGGCCCCGAGACGCTGCCGCTGCCCGCCGAGATCGAAGACCCCCAGCGATGGATCGACAGGGTCCTGTAGGGCAGCTGCTGGCGGCTGTCGAGGCGTTCGCGAAGGCCTATCTGGCCACCGCGGACCAATGGGGTGTGGCGTTATCGGGCGGGCCGGATTCGCTGGCGCTCACCGCGGTCGCGGCCCGGCTGCGGCCCACCACGGCGCTGATCGTCGACCACGGTCTGCAGCCCGAGTCGGCCGCCGTCGCCGAAACCGCGCGCAACCAGGCCATCGCGTTGGGGTGTGCTGACGCAGAAGTCATTCGCGTCCAGGTGGGCAATGACGGGGGGCCCGAGGCCGCGGCCCGCGCGGCGCGCTACGCCGCGTTGAGCGCCTACCAGCTGGGGCCGGTGCTGCTGGCGCATACCCTCGACGATCAGGCCGAGACGGTGTTGCTCGGGCTGGGCCGCGGCTCCGGAGCGCGCTCGATCGCCGGGATGCGACCGCACGATCCGCCCTGGTGCCGGCCGCTGCTGGGGGTCCGGCGTGCCACCACGCATGCCGCATGCCTCGAGCTGGGACTGACCGCGTGGCACGACCCGCACAACAGCGACCGCCGCTTCACCCGGTCCCGGCTGCGGCACGAGGTGATGCCGCTGCTCGAGGACGTGCTGGGCGGCGGGGTGGCTGAGGCGCTGGCCCGCACCGCGACGGCGCTGCGGGAGGACACCGAGTTCATCGACACGCTGGCGGCCCAGGCGCTGCCCGGCGTGCAGGCTGAGCCGGGCCTGCGGGCCGAGGCGCTGGCCGCGTTGGCCGACCCGGTGCGGCGCCGGGTGATCCGGGGCTGGCTGCTGACCGGCGGGGCTACCGGGCTGACCGACAAGCAGATCCGCGGGGTGGACGCACTGGTTACCGCGTGGCGCGGGCAGGGCGGGGTGGCGGTCGGTTCGGATTTGCGCGGCGAGCGGTTGGTCGCGGGACGTCGCAACGGCGTGCTGACGTTGCGGCGTGAGCCTGTGTAAATGGCCGCAAATTGTCGTCGCCGTTGGTTGTTCGGCCGCCGGCATGGCACGCTGTGGGCGTGGCCCAGACCTCCTCGGCGATAACCCCCGAGCAGCCCGCGGACCTGTACCCGGGGGATATCAAATCCGTGCTGCTCACGACCGAGCAGATCCAGGCCCGCATCGGCGAGCTCGGCGAGCAGATCGGCAACGACTACCGGGAGTCGATCGCCGAGACCAGCCAGGACTTGCTGCTGATCACCGTGCTCAAGGGCGCCGTGATCTTTGTCACCGACCTGGCGCGCACGATTCCGGTGCCGACGCAGTTCGAATTCATGGCCGTCAGCTCTTACGGAACCTCGACGTCGTCGTCGGGCGTGGTGCGCATCCTCAAGGACCTGGACCGCGATATCAACGGTCGCGACGTGCTGATCGTCGAGGACGTCGTCGACTCCGGGCTGACCCTGTCCTGGTTGCTGCGCAACCTCAAGACCCGCCACCCCCGCTCGCTGCGGGTGTGCACGCTGCTGCGCAAGCCCGACGCGGTCCGGGCCAACGCCGAGATCGCGTACGTGGGCTTCGACATTCCCAACGATTTCGTGGTCGGCTACGGCCTGGACTACGACGAGCGCTACCGCGACCTGTCGTACATCGGAACCCTGGACCCCAGGGTCTACGAGCAGTAGCTAGCTGGGTCGCCGCCATCGGCCGAGAGCTAATCCAGCTCCCACGCCGCGGTCACCGAGAAGCTCACCGTCTGCTGGCCCGGCTCCAGCGGTACCGCGGTGGCCATGGCTTTGGGCGGCGCCGGGGGCGCCCCGGCCACCGGTGAACCCCCGGTCGACTC
The Mycobacterium sp. 050128 genome window above contains:
- the dacB gene encoding D-alanyl-D-alanine carboxypeptidase/D-alanyl-D-alanine endopeptidase — its product is MGRTRWRKSTQVFIGLAVLAFVAAVVAAATFFTSGGHGSSGAHVAVPPPRAPVVKPGMVPVADTAETPSAGALAAVLAPVAADLNLGRLGGRITDALTGKELWQVADDVPLVPASTNKVLSAAAALLTLDRQARISTRVVAGSQNAQGPIVLVGAGDPTLSAAPPDVPTWYRGAPRISDLVEQIHRSGMTPTTVQVDTSAFTGPTMAQGWDPADIDNGDIAPIESVMIDAGRIQPSTVNSRRSKTPALDAGRELAKALGLDPAAVTIASAPSGARQLAVVQSAPLVQRLGEMMDHSDNVLAECIAREVAAAINRPRSFAGAVDAVTNRLSTAHVDTSGAMLVDSSGLSVDDRLTAKTLDGTVQAAAGPDQPSLRALLDLLPIAGGSGTLADRFLDPATNLGPAGWLRAKTGSLTAINSLVGVVTDRTGRVLTFAFISNAAGPNGRNAMDALATRLWTCGCT
- a CDS encoding zinc-dependent metalloprotease, coding for MTAQPDLTLGTAVDWRFAATVGARLARPGPPASEYTRRQAIDELASSATKAEPLVRDVTDLATDGEVPAARIVDRGEWVRAAADSMRVMTNGADQPRGFITGRLTGAQTGAVLAFVASGILGQYDPFFADKEGCLLLVYPNVIAVERQLRVDPADFRLWVCLHEVTHRVQFTANRWLPHYMSDALALLTRDAGDDFGQVAGRLAEYVRNRGLGVPDASASGIVGLVRAVQSEPQRQALDQLLVLGTLLEGHADHVMDAVGPKAVPSVATIRGRFDDRRHRKPPPLQRLMRALLGLDAKLNQYTRGKAFVDHVVGRVGMERFNTVWSGPETLPLPAEIEDPQRWIDRVL
- the tilS gene encoding tRNA lysidine(34) synthetase TilS; amino-acid sequence: MDRQGPVGQLLAAVEAFAKAYLATADQWGVALSGGPDSLALTAVAARLRPTTALIVDHGLQPESAAVAETARNQAIALGCADAEVIRVQVGNDGGPEAAARAARYAALSAYQLGPVLLAHTLDDQAETVLLGLGRGSGARSIAGMRPHDPPWCRPLLGVRRATTHAACLELGLTAWHDPHNSDRRFTRSRLRHEVMPLLEDVLGGGVAEALARTATALREDTEFIDTLAAQALPGVQAEPGLRAEALAALADPVRRRVIRGWLLTGGATGLTDKQIRGVDALVTAWRGQGGVAVGSDLRGERLVAGRRNGVLTLRREPV
- the hpt gene encoding hypoxanthine phosphoribosyltransferase, with the protein product MSSPLVVRPPAWHAVGVAQTSSAITPEQPADLYPGDIKSVLLTTEQIQARIGELGEQIGNDYRESIAETSQDLLLITVLKGAVIFVTDLARTIPVPTQFEFMAVSSYGTSTSSSGVVRILKDLDRDINGRDVLIVEDVVDSGLTLSWLLRNLKTRHPRSLRVCTLLRKPDAVRANAEIAYVGFDIPNDFVVGYGLDYDERYRDLSYIGTLDPRVYEQ